The proteins below are encoded in one region of Luteolibacter sp. Y139:
- a CDS encoding PSD1 and planctomycete cytochrome C domain-containing protein: protein MIRPLVIGLSALGLAASRSGAAETEGVEYFRNEVKPILEQNCFKCHGGLDEKGHPKVRGGLQLISRKGLMKGGALGAVFNEAEPAKSLILEALSYKNEDLQMPPRGKLDDGDQAKIARWLEMGAPWTPEDADVLVEVHDPLAGVTEVNEKTKTHWSYRPMERHEPPKVSDPAWAVNPVDAFILAKLDEKGLKPVGEASKAALLRRLSYDLTGLPPSLEEIRAFEADNSPDAWSKQVDRLLDTPQYGEKWARHWLDVVRYAESNGFERDNDKPYVWRYRDYVIRAFNQDKPYNRFVAEQIAGDELPDKTADSQIATGMMRLMAWDDDPADPPQHFFDVLDDNVRTVTEGFLGMTAGCARCHDHKGDPIPQKDYYKFVSFFRGIEPMGKGGKQTQYIQSPELVENRDHQLAELGAEEKRIREGMARSEENALVNVRRTNPEVAGRVDNMAPPDRWLVTDARMRPTTWFYTTTKPAEDWSAVSFRAERANWQQGAAGFGTAAPGVQAKTVWTSADIWLQTTFGLQAIPKSVLLHLYHDEDIEIFLNGQPVLQREHHVSDYERITASREFMAALQTGRNVLAVHVHQTAGGQFFDLGLEVDAITPSDLVMNRDYRAVSRKDRELYRRGQARLEEIEMLKKSPGVEAMVITESGPVPPPTHVLLRGSAHAEGDEVQPGFPAIWGGEVASVSPPAADAKTSGRRLALANWMTRPDNPRTARVMVNRIWEHHFGRGICPTPNDFGYLGTEATHPELLDWLATEFVAKGWSVKAMHRLLLNSKTYRLSISSDPKDAAADPANDLFWRFNPRRLGAEELRDSILLSTGELNLEMSGPSVFVTIPEEVLATSSTKGGKWGVSPPDQADRRSIYVKIKRSLLPPLFTDFDLADTDNSCPVRFTTTVPTQALAMMNSEFIHDEASRLASRLEREHPGDLQAQVKRAFELVISREPDESEVVRSLAFINKLKTESKLTPEVALQRFAVAVFSFNEFFYLD, encoded by the coding sequence ATGATTCGACCCCTGGTCATCGGTCTCTCTGCTCTGGGTCTCGCTGCATCCCGGTCGGGAGCGGCCGAGACGGAGGGCGTGGAGTACTTTCGCAACGAGGTGAAGCCGATCCTGGAGCAGAATTGCTTCAAGTGCCACGGCGGCCTCGATGAGAAGGGACATCCGAAGGTGCGAGGAGGCCTGCAGCTCATCAGCCGCAAGGGGCTGATGAAGGGGGGCGCGCTCGGGGCGGTCTTCAACGAGGCTGAGCCGGCGAAGAGCCTGATTCTGGAGGCGCTCTCATACAAGAACGAGGACCTGCAGATGCCGCCGCGCGGCAAGCTGGATGACGGCGATCAGGCGAAGATCGCCCGATGGCTGGAGATGGGGGCACCGTGGACGCCGGAGGATGCCGACGTGCTGGTGGAAGTGCACGATCCGCTCGCGGGCGTGACCGAGGTCAATGAGAAGACCAAGACGCACTGGTCCTACCGGCCGATGGAGCGGCATGAGCCGCCGAAGGTTTCCGATCCCGCATGGGCGGTGAATCCGGTGGATGCTTTCATCCTGGCGAAGCTGGATGAGAAGGGGCTGAAGCCGGTGGGCGAGGCATCCAAGGCGGCATTGCTACGACGTTTATCGTACGATCTGACGGGGTTGCCGCCGTCGTTGGAAGAGATCCGGGCCTTTGAAGCGGACAATTCGCCGGATGCGTGGAGCAAGCAGGTGGATCGCCTGCTCGATACGCCGCAGTATGGCGAGAAGTGGGCGCGGCATTGGCTGGATGTGGTGCGCTATGCGGAGTCGAACGGCTTCGAGCGCGACAACGACAAGCCGTATGTGTGGCGCTATCGCGACTACGTGATCCGCGCCTTCAACCAGGACAAGCCTTACAACCGCTTCGTGGCCGAGCAGATTGCCGGTGATGAGCTTCCCGACAAGACGGCCGACTCGCAGATCGCGACCGGCATGATGCGGCTGATGGCGTGGGACGATGATCCGGCGGATCCTCCGCAGCATTTCTTCGATGTGCTGGATGACAATGTCCGCACCGTTACCGAGGGATTTCTTGGCATGACCGCGGGTTGTGCGCGTTGCCATGATCACAAGGGCGACCCGATTCCGCAGAAGGATTATTACAAGTTCGTCTCTTTCTTCCGCGGCATCGAGCCGATGGGGAAGGGGGGCAAGCAGACGCAGTATATCCAGTCTCCCGAACTGGTTGAGAATCGTGACCACCAACTCGCTGAGCTCGGTGCCGAGGAGAAGCGGATCCGGGAAGGGATGGCGCGTTCCGAGGAAAACGCGCTGGTCAATGTGCGTCGCACCAATCCCGAGGTTGCGGGACGAGTGGACAATATGGCGCCGCCGGATCGCTGGCTGGTGACCGATGCGCGGATGCGTCCGACGACCTGGTTCTATACGACCACCAAGCCGGCTGAGGATTGGTCGGCTGTTAGTTTCCGCGCCGAGCGCGCGAATTGGCAGCAGGGAGCCGCTGGCTTCGGCACGGCGGCGCCGGGTGTGCAGGCCAAGACCGTGTGGACGAGCGCGGACATCTGGCTTCAGACGACCTTCGGGCTGCAAGCGATTCCGAAGTCGGTGCTGCTGCACCTTTATCACGACGAGGATATCGAGATTTTCCTGAACGGCCAGCCGGTGCTGCAGCGCGAGCATCATGTGAGCGACTACGAGCGCATCACCGCATCGCGCGAGTTCATGGCGGCGCTGCAGACCGGGCGCAACGTGCTGGCCGTGCACGTTCACCAGACGGCCGGTGGGCAGTTCTTTGATCTGGGGCTGGAGGTGGATGCGATCACGCCGTCCGACCTGGTGATGAATCGCGACTATCGCGCGGTGAGCCGCAAGGACCGCGAGCTTTACCGGCGGGGACAGGCTCGGCTTGAAGAGATCGAGATGCTGAAGAAGTCGCCAGGCGTTGAGGCGATGGTGATCACGGAAAGTGGTCCGGTGCCGCCGCCGACGCACGTGCTGCTGCGTGGCAGTGCCCATGCCGAGGGCGATGAGGTGCAGCCCGGCTTTCCTGCGATCTGGGGTGGCGAGGTGGCCTCGGTGTCTCCGCCGGCGGCTGATGCCAAGACGAGCGGTCGCCGTCTCGCGCTCGCGAACTGGATGACCCGTCCCGATAATCCGCGCACGGCGCGGGTGATGGTGAACCGGATCTGGGAGCATCATTTCGGCCGGGGCATCTGTCCGACGCCGAATGACTTTGGTTATCTCGGGACGGAGGCGACGCATCCCGAGTTGCTCGATTGGTTGGCGACGGAGTTTGTTGCGAAGGGCTGGAGCGTGAAGGCGATGCATCGGCTGCTGCTGAACTCGAAGACGTACCGGCTTTCGATTTCGTCCGACCCGAAGGACGCGGCGGCGGATCCCGCCAACGATCTTTTCTGGCGCTTCAATCCGCGGCGGCTGGGTGCCGAGGAATTGCGCGACTCGATCCTGCTCAGCACGGGTGAGCTGAACTTGGAAATGAGCGGCCCGAGTGTGTTCGTGACGATTCCCGAGGAGGTGCTGGCCACGTCCTCGACGAAGGGCGGCAAGTGGGGCGTGAGTCCGCCGGATCAGGCGGATCGCCGGAGCATTTACGTGAAGATCAAGCGCTCGCTGTTGCCGCCGCTGTTCACGGACTTTGACCTCGCGGATACGGACAACTCTTGCCCGGTGCGCTTTACCACCACGGTGCCGACCCAGGCGCTGGCGATGATGAACAGCGAGTTCATTCACGACGAAGCCTCCCGGCTGGCGAGTCGGCTTGAGCGTGAGCATCCGGGGGATTTGCAGGCGCAGGTGAAGCGGGCTTTCGAACTGGTGATTTCGCGCGAGCCGGATGAGAGCGAGGTCGTTCGCTCGCTGGCCTTCATCAACAAGCTCAAGACCGAGAGCAAGCTCACGCCTGAAGTGGCGCTGCAACGCTTCGCGGTGGCGGTCTTCAGCTTCAACGAATTCTTCTATCTCGACTAG
- a CDS encoding IclR family transcriptional regulator, which produces MTNESDWENSADNPRARYIVPNLDRALVMLELLSSRPEGINVSDLGVELKIPKNSAFRIAVTLENRGFLEKVEGTKRYRLTPRLLVLGAMSVTDANLFEKSIDVMRRLRDATGETALLGTMIDGEGVVLDQALGTHHFKFAVDAGTRFCLHTAAPGKAMLAAMPEEERVQRVMKMKLPRFTANTITTHEAFLEHLRVVGERGYGFDLAEEMEGQTCIGAAIRGATGGVIAALWITAPSSRIPDSQLDSFGAVVKAHADEISGRFGAVLSQMA; this is translated from the coding sequence ATGACAAACGAATCTGACTGGGAGAACAGCGCCGATAATCCACGCGCGCGCTACATTGTGCCGAATCTCGACCGTGCACTCGTGATGCTGGAGCTTTTGAGCTCCCGTCCCGAGGGGATCAACGTGAGTGACCTCGGCGTGGAACTCAAGATCCCGAAGAACAGCGCCTTCCGCATCGCGGTGACGCTGGAGAACCGCGGGTTCCTGGAAAAGGTGGAAGGCACCAAGCGCTACCGCCTGACGCCGCGCCTGCTGGTGCTGGGAGCGATGTCGGTGACGGATGCGAACCTTTTCGAGAAGTCCATCGATGTGATGCGCCGCCTGCGCGATGCGACCGGTGAGACCGCGCTGCTCGGCACGATGATCGATGGCGAAGGTGTGGTGCTCGACCAGGCGCTCGGCACGCATCACTTCAAGTTTGCCGTGGATGCCGGCACGCGCTTCTGCCTCCACACCGCCGCGCCGGGCAAGGCGATGCTGGCGGCGATGCCGGAGGAAGAACGCGTCCAGCGGGTGATGAAGATGAAGCTGCCGCGTTTCACGGCGAACACGATCACCACGCACGAGGCTTTCCTGGAGCATCTCAGGGTGGTCGGCGAGCGCGGCTACGGCTTCGACCTTGCGGAAGAGATGGAGGGTCAGACCTGCATCGGCGCCGCGATTCGGGGAGCCACGGGTGGCGTGATTGCCGCGCTGTGGATCACCGCACCGTCCTCACGCATTCCAGACAGCCAGCTCGATTCTTTCGGAGCGGTGGTAAAAGCCCATGCAGATGAAATTTCAGGACGCTTCGGGGCCGTTCTGTCTCAGATGGCATGA